One region of Kytococcus sedentarius DSM 20547 genomic DNA includes:
- a CDS encoding HNH endonuclease signature motif containing protein: MSSSPAMPVHAPEGSAGPPSAADDLAADPLALLERAAAIVEALQTARPHLWRVGSGDLARSVGILGSLVRAAEAAMTGVTAEALGRGVVNESRCAGTTAWVRQQAGVVDAGRAHAVAQVAEATREPGTGPLADAVWGGGVSVTAAHVMLRESEKVRPLLPGAEREDVLGFYLTHAENLTSMGQSASSRALGQLTREIQARYGQHTLDERDEHAKECSTLTERALPSGLVRFTAELNQPDAARLRAAVDGLAAPRPTQDGDGVAVRDPRTPARRRADALMELITRAQAADRDGTAGGCGLSGATTLIITMDHQTLAAELARRTGGATRSGWGRGLSGPVEDAGPTGFATTVSGEVLTPAQVRQAACDAQIIPQVLGTDSMPLDEGRAERLATGSQRSALARRDGGCTFAGCDRPPGWCHAHHIKHWADGGPTDLGNLALLCQRHHTIVHRDGLTGTRVGERWIWHEDGDPP, from the coding sequence GTGTCGTCCTCACCGGCGATGCCGGTCCACGCACCCGAGGGTTCCGCCGGGCCGCCGTCTGCCGCCGATGACCTGGCCGCGGACCCGCTGGCGCTGCTGGAGCGGGCCGCCGCCATCGTGGAGGCCCTGCAGACGGCCCGGCCCCACCTCTGGCGGGTGGGATCAGGGGACCTGGCCCGGTCGGTGGGCATCCTCGGGTCGCTCGTGCGAGCGGCCGAGGCGGCGATGACGGGTGTGACTGCCGAGGCACTCGGCCGGGGGGTCGTGAACGAGTCGCGGTGTGCGGGCACCACGGCGTGGGTCCGCCAGCAGGCCGGGGTGGTCGATGCGGGACGCGCTCACGCGGTGGCCCAGGTGGCTGAGGCGACCCGCGAACCGGGGACCGGGCCGCTCGCGGACGCGGTGTGGGGCGGTGGGGTCTCGGTCACCGCTGCCCACGTGATGCTCCGCGAGTCGGAGAAGGTGCGGCCGTTGCTCCCCGGGGCGGAGCGGGAGGACGTGCTGGGCTTCTACCTGACCCACGCGGAGAACCTGACCTCGATGGGGCAGTCCGCGAGCAGCCGGGCCCTGGGGCAGCTGACCCGGGAGATCCAGGCCCGGTACGGGCAGCACACGCTCGACGAGCGGGACGAGCACGCCAAGGAGTGCTCCACGCTGACCGAGCGAGCGCTGCCGTCGGGGCTGGTGCGGTTCACGGCCGAGCTCAACCAGCCGGACGCCGCCCGCCTGCGCGCCGCGGTGGACGGGCTGGCGGCTCCACGGCCCACCCAGGACGGGGACGGCGTCGCGGTGCGCGACCCGCGGACGCCTGCCCGTCGACGGGCCGACGCGCTCATGGAGCTCATCACGCGGGCCCAGGCCGCGGACCGCGACGGCACCGCGGGCGGGTGCGGGCTCTCCGGGGCGACCACGCTGATCATCACGATGGACCACCAGACCCTCGCGGCGGAGCTGGCGCGTCGCACGGGCGGTGCCACCCGGTCCGGCTGGGGGCGCGGACTGAGCGGCCCGGTCGAGGATGCCGGCCCCACGGGCTTCGCCACCACCGTGTCCGGGGAGGTCCTCACGCCGGCCCAGGTGCGGCAGGCCGCGTGCGACGCGCAGATCATCCCCCAGGTGCTCGGCACGGACTCGATGCCCCTGGACGAGGGGCGCGCTGAGCGACTGGCCACCGGTTCCCAGCGCAGCGCACTGGCCAGACGGGACGGCGGGTGCACCTTCGCCGGGTGCGACAGACCACCCGGGTGGTGCCACGCCCACCACATCAAGCACTGGGCCGATGGGGGCCCGACAGACCTCGGCAACCTGGCCCTGCTCTGCCAGCGGCACCACACGATCGTCCACCGGGACGGATTGACCGGCACCCGGGTGGGGGAGCGGTGGATCTGGCATGAGGACGGGGACCCACCGTGA
- the glgB gene encoding 1,4-alpha-glucan branching protein GlgB, with amino-acid sequence MSTATLKHLLEDWLPRQRWFAGKGHTPRLQRIGTVRMGDVVDPAGQTVALSTVYVADRATVPATVYQVPLSVHPLPSGDAGDSSDGPGSSDGSGTDAGKGAAQPVGGRIGEISLATMGLSSDPLARGTVHDAAHDPAYAAAVMAMADRESTYGQGVATMRGNQLRPRRPHKAPYIVTGSRVLPGEQSNTSIIVTTLGGRPNAPQRETAIVKLFRVVQVGANPDVELQLELARQGSTVIPTPLGAVEGSWPDPETGEERRGHLAFASEYLGDVDDAWRVALRSAARGKKFLKRARRLGESVAQVHAELATALGTVQVDHTHRQELTDRLRTRLQAALAQAPELEPLRAEATARIDALEALSWPALQRVHGDLHLGQVLDVPDRGWVVLDFEGEPLRPVAERRAPDLPLRDVAGMLRSFDYVAGSLAHDESEGADHEATLAAWVQGVRAAFLEGYRSVAGDRGTEPRLLLEALEVDKAFYEVVYERHNRPDWVDIPVSALERLLGTSVGSAEAGTEPGEPTTAAPSGTAATEPGAEEHGTTEGARPQGGATRLELAPAPQDGHPGTQPTSPPAEPTDPAGISREEAHRIVEGRSHDPHAVLGLHPVADGIVIRALRPRARRVVALLPDGSRHELHHLADGIFGAHLPGQSPTDYRLEVVWPLPATADEARSDHAAEAQPRVQDDGYRYLPGVGEMDLHLIGEGRHERLWTVLGAHVRTHDGPMGASSGVAFTVWAPHAHGVRVVGDFNHWDGTGHPMRALGSSGVWELFVPGIGAGERYKFQITTAQGTTVTKADPMARRTELPPATASIVDDSHAEGYPWTDADWLARRAEGTPQTAPMSTYEVHLGSWRQGLGYTELAEQLVQHVTDLGFTHVELLPVAEHPYAPSWGYQVTGYYAPTSRFGSPDEFRHLVDALHAAGIGVILDWVPGHFPKDEWALARFDGQPLYEHPDPRRGDQPDWGTHVFDFGRHEVRNFLVANVLYWMEEFHVDGIRVDAVASMLYLDYSRAAGEWLPNQYGGRENLEAVQLLQETNATAHRLFPGIVTIAEESTAWPGVTAPTHEGGLGFSMKWNMGWMHDTLEYASKDPVHRQFHHHELTFSMVYAYSENYVLPISHDEVVHGKGSLVTKMPGDTWQKYAGVRVYLAFMWAHPGKKLLFMGSELGVPREWSEGTSLDFDIAGDPLRHGVQSAVRDLNRRYAELPALWQLDHQPTGFRWIDAENAAGNMVSFLRFGERPGDPGGTLAVLANFSGAPHEDFRVGLPHAGRWREVLNTDAVEYGGSGVGNLGEVVAEDVPWDGLPASAVVRVPPLGAVWFTPVQEG; translated from the coding sequence ATGAGCACCGCGACCCTGAAGCACCTGCTGGAGGACTGGCTGCCGCGCCAGCGCTGGTTCGCCGGGAAGGGCCACACGCCCCGCCTGCAGCGCATCGGCACCGTCCGTATGGGGGACGTGGTGGACCCCGCGGGCCAGACCGTCGCCCTGTCGACCGTGTACGTGGCCGACCGCGCCACCGTGCCGGCGACCGTGTACCAGGTCCCCCTGTCGGTGCACCCGCTCCCGTCCGGTGACGCCGGCGACTCCTCCGACGGCCCCGGCAGTTCCGACGGTTCCGGCACGGACGCAGGGAAGGGGGCGGCCCAGCCGGTGGGTGGCCGCATCGGGGAGATCTCGCTGGCAACGATGGGGCTGTCCTCCGACCCGCTGGCGCGCGGCACGGTGCACGACGCCGCCCACGATCCGGCCTACGCAGCGGCCGTGATGGCGATGGCCGACCGGGAGAGCACCTACGGCCAGGGGGTGGCGACGATGCGGGGCAACCAGCTGCGTCCGCGGCGGCCCCACAAGGCTCCCTACATCGTGACCGGCTCCCGGGTGTTGCCGGGTGAGCAGTCGAACACCTCCATCATCGTGACCACCCTGGGCGGGCGGCCCAACGCACCGCAGCGGGAGACCGCGATCGTCAAGCTGTTCCGTGTGGTGCAGGTCGGTGCGAACCCCGACGTCGAGCTGCAGCTGGAGCTGGCGCGGCAGGGCTCGACCGTCATCCCCACCCCGCTGGGCGCGGTCGAGGGGTCGTGGCCCGACCCCGAGACCGGGGAGGAGCGCCGCGGGCACCTCGCCTTCGCCAGCGAGTACCTGGGGGACGTGGACGACGCGTGGCGGGTGGCGCTGCGCTCGGCGGCGCGCGGCAAGAAGTTCCTCAAGCGCGCCCGCCGTCTGGGTGAGTCCGTGGCCCAAGTGCACGCCGAGCTGGCAACGGCGCTGGGGACCGTCCAGGTGGACCACACCCACCGGCAGGAGCTCACCGACCGGTTGCGGACACGCCTGCAGGCCGCCCTGGCCCAGGCACCGGAGCTGGAGCCGCTCCGCGCGGAGGCGACCGCCCGCATCGACGCGTTGGAGGCCCTGTCCTGGCCGGCGCTGCAGCGGGTCCACGGCGACCTGCACCTGGGGCAGGTGCTCGACGTGCCGGACCGGGGCTGGGTGGTGCTGGACTTCGAGGGCGAGCCGCTGCGTCCGGTCGCGGAGCGCCGGGCACCCGACCTCCCGCTGCGGGACGTGGCCGGCATGCTGCGCTCCTTCGACTACGTCGCCGGCTCGCTGGCCCACGATGAGTCCGAGGGCGCGGACCACGAGGCGACGCTGGCCGCCTGGGTGCAGGGGGTACGCGCTGCCTTCCTGGAGGGCTACCGCTCGGTGGCCGGTGACCGAGGCACCGAACCCCGGCTGCTGCTGGAGGCCCTGGAGGTCGACAAGGCCTTCTACGAGGTGGTCTACGAGCGCCACAACCGGCCGGACTGGGTCGACATCCCGGTCTCGGCGCTGGAGCGACTGCTCGGCACCTCCGTGGGCAGCGCCGAGGCAGGCACCGAGCCGGGCGAGCCGACCACCGCCGCGCCCAGCGGGACGGCGGCCACCGAGCCGGGCGCCGAGGAGCACGGCACCACCGAAGGCGCACGCCCCCAGGGCGGGGCCACGCGCCTCGAGCTCGCCCCCGCGCCGCAGGACGGGCACCCGGGGACCCAGCCCACCAGCCCCCCGGCGGAGCCCACGGACCCGGCCGGGATCAGCCGGGAGGAGGCCCACCGCATCGTGGAGGGGCGCTCGCACGACCCGCACGCCGTGCTGGGCCTGCACCCGGTGGCCGACGGCATCGTGATCCGGGCCCTGCGGCCGCGGGCCCGCCGCGTGGTTGCCCTGCTGCCCGACGGCTCCCGCCACGAGCTGCACCACCTGGCCGATGGCATCTTCGGGGCCCACCTGCCGGGGCAGTCCCCCACCGACTACCGCCTCGAGGTCGTCTGGCCGCTGCCTGCGACCGCGGACGAGGCACGCTCCGACCACGCCGCGGAGGCCCAGCCCCGGGTGCAGGACGACGGCTACCGGTACCTGCCCGGCGTCGGGGAGATGGACCTGCACCTCATCGGGGAGGGGCGCCACGAGCGGCTCTGGACCGTCCTGGGCGCCCACGTGCGGACGCACGACGGCCCGATGGGGGCGAGCTCCGGTGTCGCGTTCACCGTGTGGGCGCCGCACGCCCACGGGGTGCGCGTGGTCGGCGACTTCAACCACTGGGACGGTACCGGCCACCCGATGCGGGCGCTGGGCAGCAGCGGCGTGTGGGAGCTGTTCGTGCCCGGCATCGGCGCCGGCGAGCGGTACAAGTTCCAGATCACCACCGCCCAAGGGACGACGGTCACGAAGGCTGACCCGATGGCGCGGCGCACCGAGCTGCCGCCCGCCACCGCGTCGATCGTGGACGACAGCCATGCCGAGGGCTACCCATGGACCGATGCGGACTGGCTGGCGCGGCGGGCGGAGGGAACTCCACAGACGGCGCCGATGAGTACCTACGAAGTGCACCTCGGCTCCTGGCGGCAGGGCCTGGGGTACACGGAGCTCGCCGAGCAGCTGGTGCAGCACGTCACCGACCTGGGCTTCACCCACGTGGAGCTGCTGCCGGTGGCCGAGCACCCCTACGCCCCCAGCTGGGGCTACCAGGTGACGGGCTACTACGCGCCCACCTCGCGCTTCGGCAGCCCCGACGAGTTCCGACACCTGGTGGACGCGCTGCACGCCGCCGGTATCGGCGTCATCCTGGACTGGGTGCCCGGCCACTTCCCGAAGGACGAGTGGGCCCTGGCGCGCTTCGACGGCCAGCCCTTGTACGAGCACCCCGACCCCCGCCGCGGCGACCAGCCGGACTGGGGCACGCACGTGTTCGACTTCGGCCGCCACGAGGTGCGCAACTTCCTGGTCGCGAACGTCCTGTACTGGATGGAGGAGTTCCACGTCGACGGCATCCGCGTGGACGCGGTGGCCTCCATGCTCTACCTGGACTACTCGCGGGCGGCGGGTGAGTGGCTGCCCAACCAGTACGGCGGGCGGGAGAACCTCGAGGCAGTGCAGCTGCTGCAGGAGACCAACGCCACCGCCCACCGGCTGTTCCCCGGCATCGTGACCATCGCCGAGGAGTCCACCGCGTGGCCGGGCGTCACCGCCCCCACCCACGAGGGGGGCCTGGGGTTCTCCATGAAGTGGAACATGGGCTGGATGCACGACACCTTGGAGTACGCCTCCAAGGACCCCGTGCACCGGCAGTTCCACCACCACGAGCTGACCTTCTCGATGGTGTACGCCTACTCCGAGAACTACGTGCTGCCGATCAGCCACGACGAGGTCGTGCACGGCAAGGGTTCGCTGGTCACGAAGATGCCGGGAGACACCTGGCAGAAGTACGCCGGGGTGCGGGTGTACCTGGCGTTCATGTGGGCCCACCCGGGCAAGAAGCTGCTGTTCATGGGCAGTGAGCTGGGGGTTCCGCGGGAGTGGTCGGAGGGGACCTCGTTGGACTTCGACATCGCCGGCGACCCCCTGCGGCACGGCGTGCAGTCCGCCGTCCGGGACCTCAACCGGCGCTACGCCGAGCTGCCCGCCCTGTGGCAGCTGGACCACCAGCCCACCGGGTTCCGGTGGATCGATGCGGAGAACGCGGCCGGCAACATGGTGAGCTTCCTGCGCTTCGGCGAGCGCCCGGGCGACCCCGGCGGCACCCTGGCCGTGCTGGCGAACTTCTCCGGTGCCCCGCACGAGGACTTCCGGGTGGGCCTGCCCCACGCAGGTCGCTGGCGCGAGGTACTGAACACCGACGCCGTGGAGTACGGCGGCTCGGGCGTGGGCAACCTCGGCGAGGTGGTGGCCGAGGACGTGCCGTGGGACGGGCTGCCGGCCTCGGCGGTGGTGCGTGTGCCGCCGCTCGGCGCGGTGTGGTTCACCCCCGTCCAGGAGGGCTGA